One window of the Candidatus Bathyarchaeota archaeon genome contains the following:
- a CDS encoding sulfatase yields the protein MKALPSNMNEKERMPNIILIVADTVRVDHLSCCGYHRKTSPNIDRLAKKGVLFENAFATAEWSPPSHASIFTGKYPSYHKTMGRQISLNRENITLAEILNWNGYQTIGVSSNGLLNVTSGFTKGFQEYFDLSVPYKSFRFVKESPKDVIRTLIYGLDWWTYRNVEKIKSLLNKWNKKKPFFLFTNLFCCHAPHDPPRPFKKRFCSSLEEPKLYLTELLLSKICGHTGERMRGRNSDVRRLNRLASDDGQYHFMANEFQVSEEEWEIVKSWYDGAISYLDYRIGELVDFLCDKGIFEDTLLIILSDHGENFGDHGLASHQFCLYDSLIHVPLIMVYPDVIPRGKRISNLASLADVFPTVLDILKIKGFRDRIQGKSLLPFKDQKVHDFVCAESGETLRNSPPEFKLIIPKLEQIDEAAKCVRTQSHKYILYRDGKEELYNIQSDPFEKVDIAGEHPKIKDNLRKLLKSTLDLSYFGPVHPRKESEEIEKRLRALGYI from the coding sequence TTGAAAGCACTTCCATCCAACATGAATGAAAAAGAACGAATGCCCAATATTATTCTTATTGTAGCTGATACGGTTAGGGTGGATCATCTTTCATGCTGCGGTTATCACCGTAAAACGAGTCCTAACATTGATAGGCTTGCGAAAAAAGGTGTTCTTTTTGAGAACGCTTTTGCAACAGCGGAATGGAGTCCTCCTTCTCACGCCTCGATATTTACAGGAAAATATCCTTCTTATCATAAGACTATGGGAAGACAGATATCCCTTAACAGAGAAAACATTACTTTAGCAGAGATTCTGAATTGGAATGGATATCAAACGATAGGCGTATCTAGTAACGGGCTTCTTAATGTAACAAGTGGATTCACAAAAGGTTTTCAAGAGTACTTTGATTTGTCCGTACCGTATAAGAGTTTTAGGTTTGTTAAAGAGAGCCCGAAAGATGTTATTAGAACTCTCATCTACGGACTCGATTGGTGGACTTATCGAAACGTTGAGAAGATTAAAAGCCTCCTGAACAAGTGGAACAAGAAAAAACCTTTCTTTCTGTTCACCAATCTCTTCTGTTGTCACGCACCTCATGACCCACCCCGCCCTTTTAAGAAGAGATTTTGCAGCTCTCTCGAAGAACCTAAACTCTATCTAACAGAGCTTCTCTTGAGCAAGATCTGTGGCCATACAGGAGAAAGAATGCGTGGTCGTAATTCGGATGTTAGGCGACTTAATCGTCTTGCTTCTGACGATGGCCAATATCATTTTATGGCAAACGAATTCCAAGTGTCTGAAGAAGAGTGGGAAATCGTTAAGTCTTGGTATGATGGTGCCATATCATATCTGGATTATCGAATAGGAGAACTCGTCGATTTTCTTTGCGACAAAGGAATTTTTGAAGACACCCTCTTAATAATACTCTCGGATCACGGCGAGAATTTCGGTGATCACGGCCTCGCTTCACACCAGTTTTGCTTGTACGACAGTTTGATTCATGTCCCATTGATAATGGTTTATCCCGATGTAATTCCCAGAGGAAAGAGAATTTCAAACCTTGCATCACTCGCAGATGTTTTTCCCACGGTATTAGATATCTTGAAGATTAAAGGGTTTAGAGATAGGATACAAGGCAAAAGTTTACTGCCATTTAAAGATCAAAAAGTTCATGATTTTGTCTGCGCAGAAAGCGGGGAAACTCTGAGAAATTCACCGCCAGAATTCAAGCTGATTATCCCTAAGCTTGAGCAAATTGATGAAGCAGCTAAGTGCGTTAGAACACAGTCTCATAAGTACATATTATATCGGGATGGAAAAGAAGAACTATACAATATTCAAAGCGATCCGTTTGAAAAAGTAGACATTGCAGGTGAACATCCCAAGATAAAAGATAATCTTAGAAAACTACTTAAAAGCACCTTGGACTTGTCGTATTTTGGGCCTGTTCATCCGCGAAAAGAAAGCGAAGAGATAGAGAAGAGACTGCGAGCGTTAGGGTACATTTAG
- a CDS encoding DUF2206 domain-containing protein, with protein sequence MTYKSDKRLVDNKNRDWITLILAIINLQILVDVAILLDVPIARQVLGFIYLTIVPGMILLLFFKLPGLDSAEKFLFSVGLSVVFSLVLGLMLNVIGLLFQVAILSTPILLLAMNSTVSFLCVLCFLLNKNRQRSKEKIDFSLPLVLSVCLPILAILGTTLANFNGNSVILLLLIGTVALAVLIGSIRSGTSWPFILLMISVAILLHGSLVSNYIVGYDVHPAYYVFENTRENGIWNLRPSDAVVLRTSQMLSVTIFPAIYAEILDLEGTWIFKIVYPMIFALVPVGLYQLYQKYMEKKAAFVATFVILAGMTFFYELPGLPTQMISELFLVLSLLVVFHRKISPTTKMLFFTIFSVGMIVSHYGISYVFLILIFFSWFVSFIRKKQSVITLTHVVLFVVMAFSWYIYTSQSASFVSLVEMGENIQRNFWDDLLAPSARPGHVLRAVGVGEPATSIGHWFGRGFHYLVQFFIVLGVVIVVLKRKTSDRFDHEYVVMSLAMLVFVLLPLVAPSFNLLNVTRTYHISLLLLAPFCVIGGNSFFSFFLRFRRNFAPFFLTTVVVASLFLFETGFVYEITGDTSYSISLSRYRIDRVLFYGVGYLTESVDVSATRWVRSNIVLTANTLIYADVVSVSFPLMSYAVFPRAQTEILTNATSFDRTNAYVYLRKFNTIDGKIFGRGYVFGHVWNTSDLSSSLIAFNKIYTNGGSEIFFTLRSDY encoded by the coding sequence ATGACATACAAAAGTGACAAGCGATTGGTGGACAACAAGAATAGAGATTGGATTACACTTATTTTGGCAATCATTAATCTCCAAATTCTAGTTGATGTAGCAATTCTGCTGGACGTTCCTATTGCAAGGCAAGTTTTAGGTTTCATCTACTTGACTATTGTACCAGGGATGATTCTTCTCCTTTTCTTCAAGCTACCTGGTCTTGATTCTGCGGAAAAATTCTTGTTTTCTGTTGGATTGAGCGTAGTCTTTAGCCTAGTTCTTGGGCTAATGCTGAATGTGATTGGTCTTTTATTTCAGGTAGCCATTCTATCTACTCCCATTTTGCTTCTTGCAATGAACTCCACAGTTTCATTCCTTTGCGTACTTTGCTTCCTTCTTAACAAGAATAGACAACGAAGCAAAGAAAAAATCGATTTTTCGTTGCCTTTGGTCTTGTCTGTCTGTCTACCAATTCTCGCAATACTAGGGACAACTCTGGCAAATTTCAACGGAAATAGTGTGATTTTGCTTCTACTGATAGGAACTGTTGCGCTAGCGGTTCTCATAGGTTCTATTAGATCTGGAACGAGCTGGCCCTTTATTCTACTTATGATTAGTGTTGCGATTTTGCTCCATGGGTCTTTAGTATCAAATTACATTGTTGGCTATGATGTCCACCCAGCTTATTATGTCTTTGAGAACACTCGCGAGAATGGGATATGGAATTTACGCCCGAGTGACGCTGTCGTTCTCCGAACAAGTCAAATGTTAAGCGTGACCATTTTCCCGGCAATATACGCGGAAATTCTTGATCTAGAGGGGACATGGATATTCAAGATAGTTTACCCCATGATATTTGCGCTTGTGCCTGTCGGCTTGTATCAGTTGTATCAAAAATACATGGAAAAGAAAGCTGCTTTTGTCGCAACATTTGTCATTCTTGCTGGTATGACATTTTTCTATGAGCTGCCCGGTCTACCTACTCAGATGATTAGCGAACTTTTTCTAGTCTTGTCATTGTTAGTAGTGTTTCACAGAAAAATCAGTCCGACCACCAAAATGCTTTTCTTTACAATTTTCAGTGTGGGAATGATTGTGAGTCACTATGGGATTTCCTACGTTTTTTTGATCCTCATTTTCTTTTCATGGTTTGTTTCGTTCATCCGAAAGAAACAATCTGTAATTACGCTCACGCATGTCGTACTATTCGTTGTGATGGCTTTTTCTTGGTATATATATACTTCTCAATCAGCTAGCTTTGTATCACTGGTTGAAATGGGGGAAAACATACAAAGAAACTTTTGGGACGATCTTTTGGCTCCTTCAGCTCGTCCGGGACATGTCTTAAGGGCGGTTGGCGTGGGAGAACCTGCAACGTCGATAGGACACTGGTTTGGGAGAGGCTTTCACTATTTAGTGCAATTCTTTATAGTATTGGGCGTTGTGATTGTTGTCCTGAAACGAAAGACTAGCGACAGGTTCGATCATGAATATGTTGTAATGTCTCTGGCCATGCTGGTATTCGTATTGTTACCCTTGGTTGCTCCAAGTTTCAATTTGTTGAACGTTACTCGCACTTATCACATATCGCTTCTGCTATTGGCGCCTTTTTGTGTGATAGGAGGTAACTCCTTTTTTTCTTTTTTCCTTCGCTTTCGAAGAAACTTCGCACCATTTTTTTTGACTACTGTTGTTGTTGCGTCCCTTTTTCTTTTTGAAACAGGTTTCGTCTACGAAATAACTGGAGATACATCGTATTCAATATCTCTGAGCAGATACAGGATTGACAGAGTACTTTTTTATGGTGTTGGATATTTGACCGAATCCGTTGATGTATCCGCTACTAGATGGGTGCGTTCAAACATAGTTTTAACTGCGAACACACTAATCTATGCAGATGTAGTATCAGTATCCTTTCCACTGATGAGTTATGCAGTTTTTCCAAGAGCCCAGACAGAGATACTTACTAATGCAACCTCTTTCGATCGCACGAACGCATACGTGTATTTGAGGAAATTCAACACAATTGATGGCAAGATTTTTGGACGAGGATATGTGTTTGGGCATGTGTGGAATACCAGTGACTTGAGTTCTAGCCTGATAGCCTTTAACAAGATATACACTAATGGAGGTAGCGAAATCTTCTTTACGCTCAGAAGTGACTATTAG
- a CDS encoding family 10 glycosylhydrolase yields MVLVVIILSTILGTSLVMAQFKMYYTISSSGSISTDGRILHYKMTDNSEIRAVFFHFTSLSASNDWNLIVNTLYDYGINLLVVEGMMPKYAGYPSDVISASAGLDFINEALEVAHPLGIEVYVAMNVLYQTPNPEWGCVDSQGNFIDWLCPTKQEARDYLRAIVEELVTKYPNIDGFMFDYIRWEWQGSVPDMDYSEESRTALGNWLGETVTNFPGEFAPSGSRYNEFLEWRVEVITQLLVDIIGWMKAIKPDLKISAAPWTILKTGLSYEWAERRKLIGQDWTDWVMKDYLDWVAPMAYFYPNELETFLRPCVKADVELGVGGPEGKIPMIIFVANQFPILKTPEEFKAEIDILREEGVDGWIIWRYGGPGAGGLDIRDYLNALNLSPVFSMEGITVYLNEQNESATITWTTNIPTISRVEYSISPLFNVNWQYDSKWNFSYLDIEHIEGEVVENLQRVIDHSITLANLDPNATYYFRVQSQDSGIITSKVYEFSISGLV; encoded by the coding sequence GTGGTTTTAGTTGTTATAATTTTGTCTACGATTCTTGGCACTAGTTTGGTAATGGCCCAGTTCAAGATGTATTATACTATTTCAAGCTCAGGGTCAATTAGCACGGACGGGCGCATTTTGCATTATAAAATGACTGATAACAGTGAAATACGGGCCGTATTTTTCCATTTCACTTCATTAAGTGCGTCAAATGATTGGAATTTGATAGTTAACACCCTTTATGATTATGGCATTAATTTACTGGTAGTTGAAGGAATGATGCCCAAATATGCGGGTTATCCAAGTGATGTTATATCTGCAAGTGCTGGTTTAGACTTCATAAACGAAGCTCTAGAAGTGGCTCATCCTCTTGGAATAGAAGTTTATGTAGCTATGAACGTTCTTTATCAGACTCCCAACCCAGAATGGGGTTGCGTTGATAGTCAAGGTAATTTCATCGATTGGCTCTGTCCAACAAAACAAGAGGCCAGAGATTATCTAAGAGCCATCGTTGAGGAACTTGTAACGAAATATCCTAACATAGACGGATTCATGTTTGACTATATCAGGTGGGAATGGCAAGGTAGTGTTCCTGATATGGATTACTCTGAAGAGTCAAGAACAGCATTAGGAAACTGGTTGGGTGAAACAGTAACGAATTTTCCAGGAGAATTCGCCCCCAGTGGCTCTCGTTACAATGAATTTTTGGAGTGGCGAGTAGAAGTAATTACTCAGTTATTAGTAGATATCATTGGTTGGATGAAAGCTATCAAGCCAGATTTGAAAATTTCGGCGGCTCCTTGGACTATACTCAAAACCGGACTTTCATATGAATGGGCTGAACGGCGTAAATTAATTGGACAAGATTGGACAGATTGGGTGATGAAGGACTATTTAGACTGGGTTGCTCCTATGGCATATTTTTATCCTAATGAACTAGAAACTTTCTTGCGACCATGCGTTAAAGCAGATGTTGAATTAGGAGTAGGAGGCCCAGAAGGAAAAATCCCTATGATAATATTTGTAGCCAATCAATTTCCAATACTTAAAACTCCTGAAGAATTCAAAGCAGAAATTGACATACTTCGGGAAGAAGGAGTTGATGGTTGGATAATTTGGAGATATGGTGGTCCAGGCGCTGGCGGGTTAGATATCAGAGATTATCTAAATGCCCTTAATCTTTCTCCAGTTTTTTCGATGGAAGGAATAACGGTTTATCTAAATGAGCAGAATGAAAGCGCAACAATTACATGGACCACGAATATCCCAACTATCAGCAGGGTTGAATATAGCATATCTCCTTTATTTAACGTAAATTGGCAATATGACTCAAAATGGAACTTCAGCTACTTGGACATTGAGCATATTGAGGGAGAGGTCGTTGAGAATCTTCAACGAGTAATTGACCATAGTATAACTCTCGCTAATCTAGACCCAAATGCAACTTATTATTTCCGTGTGCAGAGTCAAGATTCAGGAATTATAACTAGCAAAGTCTATGAATTTTCAATAAGTGGCTTAGTATAA
- a CDS encoding class I SAM-dependent methyltransferase — MMIKRKLSLADPWYQLILRMMKSNISVDIESILEVGCGKGGFSIRMAEKCQNVVGLDLSSSSIRQAKNLARRSRHHKNVDFVIGDAQFLPFKDGSGFVTVCSEALEHIPHFTKAFQELVRVTKKSGYLFVTVPNYISTQLLELWLWSLIGEGGRRHGLHIFHYFKVKKLFKRSDLEILDIRGTDFIHIPFLSLKRMDWSNRTPSNESSLLRFMRFFERYDRLMCLFGSNIGIMAKIK; from the coding sequence TTGATGATCAAAAGGAAACTTTCGCTGGCTGATCCTTGGTATCAATTGATATTGAGGATGATGAAGTCAAACATTTCCGTAGATATTGAGAGTATTTTAGAAGTTGGCTGTGGAAAGGGCGGTTTTTCTATAAGGATGGCAGAAAAATGTCAAAATGTAGTGGGACTTGACCTCTCATCAAGTTCGATTAGACAAGCAAAGAATTTGGCAAGAAGGTCGAGACATCATAAAAACGTGGATTTCGTGATTGGGGATGCCCAGTTTCTGCCATTTAAGGATGGCTCAGGCTTCGTAACTGTATGCTCAGAAGCGTTGGAACATATACCTCATTTTACCAAAGCTTTTCAGGAACTAGTAAGAGTGACTAAAAAATCAGGTTATTTATTTGTCACAGTTCCTAACTATATAAGTACCCAGTTATTAGAACTTTGGTTGTGGTCTCTTATAGGTGAAGGTGGCCGCAGACATGGACTGCATATTTTCCATTATTTCAAGGTTAAAAAGTTATTCAAGAGAAGCGATTTAGAAATATTGGATATACGTGGTACAGATTTTATTCACATCCCATTTCTCAGTCTTAAGAGAATGGACTGGAGCAATAGGACGCCATCAAATGAGAGTAGTCTCCTAAGATTTATGCGTTTTTTTGAAAGATACGACAGATTAATGTGCCTTTTTGGATCCAATATCGGAATTATGGCTAAGATCAAATAG
- a CDS encoding fibronectin type III domain-containing protein — protein sequence MCTPKFKMTLAVIVLFTIPLLVSAIAPLTSYYTIFSSGSIASSETQQASTYESEMRALFVHGLNMLYPDWETICDTVQGYGVNSIVVEVLYTSGSRYPSNYVSSYTRDELTPAIQATHSRGMKLHASFNVLLSALSDEHKAVSSSGTLWDWTDPTNPTALTHLRNLTEELCSFQVQSGIQAGDTIDGFMLDYIRYDNNDMPYGEYARQKLETYLGEAIINWPGDFAPGMSRHTEFLEWRVTIIDDLVGDMQSWALGVNPDLEISAAVWGWPPTNPTYNRMWIGQDQNKWIKEGWLDFVSPMIYTTDISTIAAMMQEYQEYMVAGPEGKIPLVPFMTNCFPATVPADQFKQQIDTIRANGADGWIIWRYGGPGDGQGSVAPDIRDYLNLIDLPQVFSLREIEVNCTGRNATITWTTDKPATSTVEYGTSPLFNASYEYLSMNNFHYWNIDHVEGTIIEDTTPVTSHMITLTGLQEGTLYYYRVQSQDSSGITTTKVYTFKP from the coding sequence ATGTGCACCCCGAAATTCAAAATGACTCTGGCCGTCATTGTTCTTTTTACGATTCCTCTTCTTGTTTCAGCAATAGCACCGTTAACGAGTTACTATACTATTTTTAGTTCAGGGTCAATTGCTTCATCTGAAACTCAACAAGCATCCACTTATGAGAGTGAAATGCGAGCTCTATTTGTTCACGGTTTGAATATGCTTTATCCAGATTGGGAAACAATCTGTGACACTGTACAGGGCTATGGTGTCAATAGTATTGTTGTTGAAGTTCTGTACACTTCAGGTTCTCGGTATCCAAGTAATTATGTGTCATCTTATACTAGAGATGAATTAACTCCTGCTATACAAGCTACACACTCTCGAGGGATGAAACTACATGCCTCGTTCAACGTTCTTTTAAGTGCATTGAGCGATGAACATAAAGCTGTAAGCTCAAGCGGAACATTATGGGATTGGACTGACCCAACAAATCCTACAGCTTTAACTCATTTGAGAAACTTGACTGAGGAACTTTGTTCTTTTCAAGTCCAGAGTGGAATTCAAGCTGGAGATACGATAGACGGATTTATGCTTGACTACATAAGATATGATAATAACGATATGCCATATGGAGAATATGCACGGCAAAAACTAGAAACATATCTGGGTGAAGCAATAATAAATTGGCCCGGTGATTTTGCACCTGGAATGTCAAGACACACGGAATTTCTAGAGTGGAGAGTAACCATTATTGATGATTTAGTAGGAGATATGCAAAGTTGGGCATTAGGAGTCAATCCTGACTTAGAAATCTCAGCAGCTGTTTGGGGTTGGCCGCCAACAAATCCTACGTATAACAGAATGTGGATAGGACAAGACCAGAATAAGTGGATTAAAGAAGGATGGTTAGACTTTGTTTCCCCAATGATTTACACAACGGATATAAGCACAATAGCTGCGATGATGCAAGAATATCAAGAATATATGGTAGCGGGACCAGAGGGAAAAATTCCTCTAGTTCCTTTCATGACTAACTGTTTCCCTGCCACCGTACCTGCCGACCAATTCAAGCAACAGATCGACACTATTAGAGCTAACGGAGCTGACGGATGGATTATCTGGCGTTATGGTGGACCAGGCGATGGACAAGGCTCAGTTGCCCCTGACATTAGGGATTATCTCAATCTAATTGATTTACCTCAGGTCTTCTCGTTGAGAGAGATAGAAGTTAATTGTACAGGTCGTAATGCAACGATTACTTGGACCACAGATAAGCCGGCTACCAGCACAGTTGAATATGGCACATCCCCATTATTCAATGCATCTTACGAATATCTATCGATGAATAACTTCCATTACTGGAACATTGACCATGTTGAAGGAACCATAATAGAAGATACTACACCAGTTACGAGTCACATGATAACTCTGACAGGTTTGCAGGAAGGAACACTTTATTATTACCGCGTACAAAGCCAAGATTCATCCGGTATCACCACCACCAAGGTCTACACCTTTAAACCTTAG